Proteins encoded within one genomic window of Mesobacillus subterraneus:
- a CDS encoding alanyl-tRNA editing protein — translation MESKLYYQDAYIKKFAAELITQKEDESGRLYAILSQTAFYPTGGGQRFDTGFLNGVEVVDVDEVEGEIRHYLKEGLMEAIHVEGEIDWERRFDHMQQHAGQHILSASFEDLFGYKTVSFHLGQETLTIDLETENLSADEVAKAEELANQVIIENRPIVTKWVDEEELKQYRLRKELAVSNNIRLVIIPDFDYNGCGGTHPNSTAEVGALKILGWERQKKMVRVEFVCGKRVLNKLGQKHEVIEELTALLNSPEQHMRSSVTRLLSQKKELEKTVEVMKEQLLRFEVNDIIGSGKNNIVSSVFKNRSIQELQKLARLLVSAAEDKIYLLASENEEKLQFVFAKGKNTEVDLKGFLQRAISIIDGKGGGTEFLVQGGGKWISGEEFIHKVSKIIQ, via the coding sequence ATGGAAAGCAAATTATATTATCAAGATGCATACATAAAAAAATTTGCAGCAGAGCTGATTACCCAAAAAGAAGACGAATCGGGTAGGTTATATGCAATCCTTTCGCAGACAGCCTTTTATCCGACAGGCGGTGGTCAGCGATTTGATACCGGATTCTTAAATGGCGTTGAAGTAGTGGATGTTGATGAAGTTGAAGGGGAAATTCGTCATTACCTAAAGGAAGGATTAATGGAAGCAATCCATGTTGAAGGGGAAATTGACTGGGAACGGCGATTTGACCATATGCAGCAACATGCTGGGCAGCATATTCTTTCAGCTTCGTTTGAGGATTTGTTTGGATATAAAACGGTCAGTTTCCATCTTGGTCAAGAAACTCTGACCATAGACTTGGAAACAGAAAATCTATCAGCAGACGAAGTCGCAAAGGCAGAAGAGCTAGCTAATCAGGTGATTATTGAAAACCGCCCAATCGTCACTAAATGGGTCGATGAAGAGGAACTGAAGCAATACAGACTAAGGAAAGAATTAGCTGTCTCTAATAACATCAGACTCGTTATAATTCCAGACTTTGACTACAATGGCTGCGGCGGCACACATCCAAACAGCACCGCAGAGGTCGGGGCATTGAAAATCCTTGGTTGGGAACGGCAGAAGAAAATGGTGCGTGTTGAGTTTGTTTGTGGCAAAAGGGTGCTGAACAAGCTAGGGCAAAAGCATGAAGTCATTGAGGAGCTCACAGCTTTGCTCAATTCACCAGAACAGCATATGAGGTCATCAGTAACTAGACTTCTTTCCCAAAAGAAAGAACTTGAAAAAACAGTTGAGGTGATGAAGGAGCAGTTATTAAGATTTGAAGTAAACGACATCATTGGATCAGGTAAAAATAATATCGTCAGCTCTGTATTCAAGAACAGGAGTATACAGGAACTTCAAAAGCTGGCCAGGCTGCTTGTTTCAGCTGCTGAAGATAAGATTTACTTGCTTGCGTCTGAAAATGAGGAAAAGCTGCAATTCGTTTTTGCAAAAGGCAAGAATACAGAAGTCGACTTGAAGGGATTCTTACAAAGGGCCATTTCAATAATTGATGGCAAGGGTGGAGGCACAGAATTTCTTGTACAAGGTGGTGGGAAATGGATCTCAGGCGAGGAATTCATCCATAAGGTTTCGAAAATTATTCAATAA
- the treC gene encoding alpha,alpha-phosphotrehalase, whose amino-acid sequence MTEPWWKKSVVYQIYPKSFNDTTGNGTGDLQGIIAKLDYLKELGVDIIWLTPVYDSPQRDNGYDISDYYQIYKEYGTMEDFDRLLEEAHSRGIKIIMDLVVNHSSTEHEWFQDALKSKDSIYRNYYIWKDPKEDGSAPTNWESKFGGNAWEYEEATGQYYLHLFDVTQADLNWENEQLRNDVYEMMHYWFKKGIDGFRLDVINLISKDQDFPDDDGSVPPGDGRKFYTDGPKVHEYLQEMNSEVLSKYESMTVGEMSSTTIENCVKYSNPDRNELSMTFNFHHLKVDYENGDKWSLVDFDFLALKRILSLWQVEMHEGGGWNALFWCNHDQPRVVSRYGNDGEYHLESAKMLGTAVHMMQGTPYIYQGEEIGMTNPYFDRIDDYRDVESLNIYKIKMEEGMAEEEILKILQSKSRDNSRTPVQWNAEKHAGFTDGTPWIDVAKNYQTVNVDNALADKNSVFYHYKKLIQLRKQYDIITFGDYQLIHEEHPDIFAYVRNGQNEKLLVVNNFYGKDTVFELPDSVDAKGYEVGILLSNYGDSSENISRLTLRPYESIVYYLTK is encoded by the coding sequence ATGACTGAACCATGGTGGAAAAAGTCCGTTGTCTATCAAATCTATCCAAAGAGTTTTAATGATACAACTGGCAATGGAACAGGCGACCTGCAGGGGATTATCGCCAAGCTTGATTATTTGAAAGAACTGGGAGTGGATATAATTTGGCTGACGCCGGTCTATGATTCACCTCAGCGGGATAATGGCTACGATATCAGTGATTATTATCAAATATATAAAGAATACGGAACGATGGAAGACTTCGACCGTCTGCTTGAGGAAGCACATTCGCGCGGAATCAAAATTATCATGGATTTGGTCGTGAACCACTCATCAACTGAGCATGAGTGGTTCCAGGATGCCCTGAAATCAAAGGATAGCATTTACCGAAATTATTATATTTGGAAAGACCCGAAGGAAGATGGCAGTGCACCTACCAATTGGGAATCAAAATTCGGCGGAAATGCGTGGGAGTATGAGGAGGCTACAGGCCAATATTACCTTCATTTGTTCGATGTCACACAAGCTGATCTGAATTGGGAAAATGAACAGCTCAGGAATGATGTATACGAGATGATGCATTATTGGTTCAAGAAAGGTATCGATGGCTTCAGGCTTGATGTAATCAACCTGATTTCAAAGGATCAGGATTTTCCAGATGATGATGGTTCTGTACCACCGGGCGATGGGCGGAAATTCTACACCGATGGACCAAAAGTACACGAGTATTTGCAGGAAATGAATTCCGAGGTACTTTCCAAATATGAGAGCATGACGGTCGGCGAGATGTCTTCTACGACGATTGAAAACTGCGTCAAATACTCAAATCCGGATCGGAACGAACTGAGCATGACATTTAACTTTCATCATTTAAAGGTTGACTATGAAAATGGTGACAAATGGTCACTTGTGGATTTTGATTTTCTTGCCCTGAAACGGATTTTATCTTTGTGGCAAGTTGAAATGCATGAAGGCGGCGGTTGGAACGCATTATTCTGGTGTAACCATGACCAGCCGAGAGTGGTCTCGCGATATGGGAATGATGGTGAATACCACCTGGAATCAGCGAAGATGCTGGGTACAGCAGTCCATATGATGCAGGGGACGCCATATATCTACCAAGGCGAAGAAATAGGCATGACCAATCCTTATTTTGATAGAATTGACGATTATCGAGATGTTGAATCATTAAATATCTATAAAATCAAAATGGAAGAGGGCATGGCCGAGGAGGAAATCCTGAAGATTCTGCAGAGCAAATCACGTGATAATTCCAGAACGCCTGTCCAGTGGAATGCAGAAAAGCATGCAGGTTTTACAGACGGTACTCCCTGGATTGATGTTGCCAAGAATTATCAGACTGTAAATGTTGATAACGCACTCGCTGATAAAAATTCAGTGTTCTATCATTATAAAAAGCTGATCCAGTTGAGGAAACAATATGATATTATCACCTTTGGCGATTATCAGCTTATCCATGAAGAGCATCCGGACATATTTGCATATGTTAGGAACGGGCAGAATGAAAAACTGCTAGTCGTGAATAATTTTTATGGAAAAGACACTGTATTTGAGTTGCCTGATTCGGTAGATGCTAAGGGGTATGAGGTTGGGATTTTACTTTCCAACTATGGGGATTCAAGCGAGAATATTTCAAGGCTTACCCTGCGTCCGTATGAATCAATTGTATATTATCTAACTAAATAA
- a CDS encoding YugN family protein, whose amino-acid sequence MIPIQSNIDGKELTVGELKQKLSPLGFNVNGQWEYDHAYIDYKMNDDHGDRQYVRIPFKSTGGPLDNDGTFVQIGTPFLLDHQFKTEVDQEGNIGAFTGSFDQFKSPEDKDAPFPKGLIEQGKTLINKAEQALETV is encoded by the coding sequence ATGATTCCAATTCAATCTAATATAGACGGAAAAGAACTCACTGTCGGTGAATTGAAGCAAAAGCTCAGCCCGCTTGGTTTCAATGTCAATGGTCAGTGGGAATATGATCATGCATATATCGATTACAAGATGAACGACGACCATGGTGACAGGCAGTACGTACGTATTCCCTTCAAGTCGACTGGTGGTCCGTTGGATAATGATGGCACTTTTGTCCAGATTGGAACGCCATTCCTTCTTGACCATCAATTCAAGACCGAGGTGGATCAGGAAGGGAATATCGGGGCATTTACAGGGTCTTTTGACCAATTTAAATCTCCTGAAGACAAGGACGCTCCATTTCCTAAGGGATTGATAGAACAAGGAAAGACGCTAATCAACAAGGCAGAGCAGGCTCTAGAAACTGTATAG
- a CDS encoding peptide chain release factor 3, which produces MKKLKDEVQSRRTFAIISHPDAGKTTLTEKLLLFGGAIRDAGTVKAKKTGKFATSDWMEIEKQRGISVTSSVMQFDYDGFKVNILDTPGHQDFSEDTYRTLTAVDSAVMIIDSAKGIEDQTLKLFKVCRMRGIPIFTFINKLDRQGKAPLELLAELEEVLGIESYPMNWPIGMGKEFLGIYDRFNNRIEQFRVDEDKRFVHLNEEGEIEGEHSLKESSLYDQTLEEIMLLDEAGNEFSKERIADGTLIPVFFGSALTTFGVQTFLDSYLQFAPQPQPRNSTAGEIDPQSEEFSGFIFKIQANMNPAHRDRIAFLRICSGKFERGMTVQLSRTGKSMKLAQSTQFMADDRSTVEEAVAGDIIGLYDPGTYQIGDTIVSGKEGFQYEKLPQFTPELFVRVSAKNVMKQKHFHKGIQQLVQEGAIQLFKTLKTEEYLLGAVGQLQFEVFEARMRNEYNVEVLMERQGSKIARWIEGDDVNENLSSSRSLLVNDRYDKKVFLFENEFALRWFQDKNPDVKLYNPMDAS; this is translated from the coding sequence ATGAAAAAATTAAAAGATGAAGTACAATCGCGAAGAACATTTGCGATTATTTCTCACCCGGATGCCGGGAAAACGACACTTACGGAGAAGCTTTTGCTGTTCGGCGGAGCAATCCGTGATGCTGGTACGGTAAAAGCCAAGAAGACTGGAAAGTTTGCTACAAGTGACTGGATGGAAATCGAGAAGCAGCGTGGAATTTCCGTAACCTCCAGTGTCATGCAATTTGATTATGATGGCTTCAAGGTTAACATCCTTGACACACCAGGCCACCAGGATTTCTCAGAGGATACCTATAGAACATTAACTGCGGTCGACAGTGCCGTGATGATTATAGACTCTGCAAAAGGTATCGAAGATCAGACTCTCAAACTTTTCAAGGTTTGCCGCATGAGAGGAATTCCGATCTTTACCTTTATTAACAAGCTTGATCGCCAGGGTAAAGCTCCACTTGAGCTGCTTGCTGAACTGGAAGAAGTGCTTGGAATTGAATCGTATCCAATGAACTGGCCGATAGGCATGGGCAAGGAGTTCCTTGGGATTTATGACCGATTCAACAATCGGATTGAACAGTTCCGTGTAGATGAGGATAAACGCTTTGTTCATTTGAACGAAGAAGGAGAAATCGAGGGGGAGCATTCTCTGAAAGAATCCTCATTATACGATCAAACTTTAGAAGAAATCATGCTGTTAGATGAAGCGGGAAATGAATTTTCAAAAGAACGTATTGCTGATGGAACATTGATTCCTGTATTTTTCGGAAGTGCTTTAACTACTTTCGGTGTCCAGACTTTCCTTGATTCCTATTTGCAGTTTGCGCCGCAGCCGCAGCCAAGGAACTCAACTGCAGGAGAGATTGATCCGCAATCAGAGGAGTTTTCAGGCTTTATCTTTAAAATCCAGGCAAACATGAACCCGGCACATCGCGACAGAATTGCCTTCCTGCGCATTTGCTCAGGCAAGTTTGAGCGTGGAATGACTGTCCAGCTTAGCCGTACAGGAAAATCAATGAAGCTTGCACAGTCAACACAGTTCATGGCTGATGACCGCAGTACAGTTGAAGAAGCTGTAGCAGGTGACATCATCGGGCTTTACGACCCGGGCACATACCAGATTGGCGATACGATTGTTTCTGGCAAGGAAGGATTTCAGTATGAAAAGCTTCCACAGTTCACACCAGAACTTTTCGTAAGAGTTTCAGCAAAGAATGTCATGAAGCAAAAACATTTTCATAAAGGAATCCAGCAGCTTGTCCAAGAGGGAGCCATCCAGCTATTCAAGACATTGAAGACCGAAGAGTATCTTCTTGGTGCTGTTGGTCAGCTCCAATTCGAAGTATTCGAGGCAAGGATGCGCAACGAATATAATGTAGAGGTTCTGATGGAAAGACAGGGATCTAAGATTGCCCGCTGGATTGAAGGCGACGATGTAAACGAAAACCTGTCCAGTTCGAGGAGCTTGCTTGTCAATGACCGTTACGATAAAAAAGTATTCTTATTCGAAAATGAATTTGCCTTAAGATGGTTCCAGGACAAGAATCCTGATGTAAAACTTTATAATCCTATGGATGCTTCATAA
- a CDS encoding metal-dependent hydrolase, translating into MDSVTHTLFGLALYGAVDKKDMEKPQKRAYLLTAIGASQIPDIDVVSQLWDNEGLYQMWHRGITHSIFLTPLWAALFILLSSLLFKVKDVKLFFLGWVAVIIHNTSDLFNAWGTGYLEPFSNLRITFGTIPIIDFVFWVILGTAFVASKFNKLKSPTYFKVAWIFIALHVVIQSVQGWMLYNQYEDDYEQIALSAGFIPWTYTVIAKNDGEVNIYQDNLFTDRKLQYELTSAEDANLNDLFTEKPEAKTLTEWSPFVVIVDDGDRLGVYDPRFYRNGQSFLFEYIDKTQ; encoded by the coding sequence ATGGATTCAGTTACACATACACTTTTCGGTTTAGCCTTGTATGGTGCCGTTGATAAAAAAGATATGGAAAAACCGCAAAAGCGTGCTTATTTACTCACAGCAATCGGTGCAAGCCAAATTCCAGACATCGATGTTGTTTCTCAACTCTGGGATAATGAGGGTCTTTACCAGATGTGGCATCGAGGCATTACCCACTCGATATTCCTGACACCATTGTGGGCTGCTTTATTTATTCTACTATCTTCTCTTCTATTTAAAGTAAAAGATGTAAAACTTTTTTTCCTTGGATGGGTGGCAGTCATCATCCATAATACAAGTGATTTATTCAACGCCTGGGGAACTGGCTATCTCGAACCATTTTCCAATTTAAGAATCACATTTGGGACAATCCCCATCATTGATTTCGTTTTCTGGGTGATTCTAGGAACTGCATTCGTTGCTTCCAAATTTAACAAATTGAAAAGCCCAACTTATTTCAAAGTCGCATGGATTTTCATCGCACTGCATGTCGTTATCCAAAGTGTTCAGGGATGGATGCTTTATAATCAATATGAGGACGATTATGAACAGATTGCACTTTCTGCCGGTTTCATTCCATGGACATATACTGTTATCGCCAAAAATGATGGGGAAGTTAACATTTATCAGGATAATCTTTTCACAGACAGAAAACTTCAATACGAGCTTACTTCCGCTGAAGATGCCAATCTCAATGATTTATTCACTGAAAAGCCTGAAGCTAAGACGCTTACTGAATGGTCGCCTTTTGTCGTGATTGTCGACGACGGAGATAGATTGGGAGTTTACGATCCACGTTTTTACCGAAACGGACAATCCTTTCTATTTGAATACATTGATAAAACTCAGTAA